The sequence AGTGATGTGATCGGCGCGCAGCGAGCCCTTCACCGCTTCGGCTCCGAGGTTGCCGGTCACGTTCTGATACGACTGCTTGAGCGCGAGCTCGCCGCTCGGCAGCTTCCATTTGCCTTCGACTTTCGCCGGCACGATCCAGAGGTACGCGGTGCAATAGGACTGGCAGCCGTCCTTTTCGGTCGCGTTCTGAGTCTGGTCGGCCTGCCAGTCGCCCATCGTGAACGAGTTCGACACCACGCGCGTGCCGGGCTTCATGTCGAGGATCTTCGGGCGCAGTCTCACGTTGAGCTCGGGCAGCAGGAACAGCGTGATGACGGTCGCCTTCGAGAAATCGGTCTCGAAGATGTCGCCGTTGATGAACTTGGCCTTGTCGCCGACGCCTTCCTTCTGCGCGTTGCGGCGCGAGAGCTCGACCATCTTCGGGTTGAATTCGACGCCGGTCGCGTTGGCGCCGCGCTTGGCGGCGGTGATGACGGTGCGGCCGTCGCCGGAGCCGAGGTCGAAATGAACGTCGCTCGCGGTGAGCTTCGCCATGTCGAGCATGCGGTTGACCAGCGCCTGCGACGTCGGCACCCACACGACGTCCTTGCCTTCCTGGCCGACGGTGGGCGTGAACTCTTCGGCTTTCTTCTTCTCGCCCGCGTGAGCGAGGCCGGTGGCGGCGAACAGCGAGACGAACGCGA is a genomic window of Burkholderiales bacterium containing:
- a CDS encoding class I SAM-dependent methyltransferase is translated as MSSLPVRRLAAVAFVSLFAATGLAHAGEKKKAEEFTPTVGQEGKDVVWVPTSQALVNRMLDMAKLTASDVHFDLGSGDGRTVITAAKRGANATGVEFNPKMVELSRRNAQKEGVGDKAKFINGDIFETDFSKATVITLFLLPELNVRLRPKILDMKPGTRVVSNSFTMGDWQADQTQNATEKDGCQSYCTAYLWIVPAKVEGKWKLPSGELALKQSYQNVTGNLGAEAVKGSLRADHITFTAGGAQYTATVNGNTMTGTVKNGSNSTPFTATKSGS